A stretch of the Tissierellales bacterium genome encodes the following:
- a CDS encoding co-chaperone GroES, whose product MNIRPLGDRVVIKKVEAQEKTKSGIVLPNSAQEAPQLAEVLAVGSEILGDDAKKDEIKVGDRVIFSKYAGTEIKIEGREVTILKLNEILAVVE is encoded by the coding sequence ATGAATATAAGACCATTAGGAGATCGAGTTGTGATCAAGAAAGTAGAGGCGCAAGAGAAGACTAAAAGTGGTATAGTACTTCCTAATTCAGCGCAGGAAGCTCCACAATTGGCAGAAGTATTGGCCGTTGGCTCAGAGATATTAGGAGATGACGCTAAAAAGGATGAAATAAAAGTTGGAGATAGAGTTATCTTTTCAAAATACGCTGGAACTGAGATTAAAATAGAAGGCAGAGAAGTTACAATACTAAAACTTAATGAGATATTAGCAGTAGTAGAATAA
- a CDS encoding 8-oxoguanine DNA glycosylase: MEIYDLKIELNTAFDLGATLECGQCFRWSKNEESVYSGVVCESYVEIKQELKTLNIKSTKKLDENFWNSYLGLDEPYEDFQEKFAKDKYIKEAVAHTPGLRVMKQMPWETLISFILSSNNNIKRISGSIEKLSEKYGTEIETWDGKIAYAFPTLDQLVGVSAEEFKALGVGYRDKYLVDAVEKLHNKEVDLKNVKDMEYKAAKKELMKIKGIGSKVADCILLYGFDFKEAFPVDVWVKRIMMHCYGEEIEHEKNILNFVEVEFGELAGIAQQYLFHYARTALKW, translated from the coding sequence ATGGAGATATACGATTTAAAAATAGAGTTGAACACAGCATTTGATTTAGGCGCTACTCTAGAATGTGGACAATGTTTTAGATGGAGCAAAAATGAAGAAAGTGTGTATAGTGGAGTTGTTTGTGAATCATATGTAGAGATAAAACAGGAGCTAAAAACACTTAATATAAAAAGTACAAAGAAATTAGATGAAAATTTTTGGAATAGTTACTTGGGGTTAGATGAACCTTATGAGGATTTTCAAGAAAAATTTGCTAAGGATAAGTATATAAAGGAAGCGGTAGCACATACACCTGGGCTTAGAGTTATGAAACAAATGCCTTGGGAAACACTTATATCATTTATACTTTCATCAAATAACAATATAAAGAGGATAAGTGGCAGTATAGAAAAACTCAGTGAAAAATATGGAACTGAAATAGAAACGTGGGATGGCAAAATAGCATATGCATTTCCTACATTAGATCAATTAGTAGGAGTTAGTGCTGAAGAATTTAAAGCTCTAGGAGTAGGATATAGAGATAAGTACTTAGTTGATGCAGTTGAGAAGCTTCACAATAAAGAAGTAGACCTAAAAAATGTAAAAGACATGGAGTATAAAGCTGCGAAAAAAGAATTGATGAAAATTAAAGGAATTGGAAGCAAAGTGGCAGACTGCATACTGTTATATGGATTTGATTTTAAAGAAGCATTTCCGGTAGACGTATGGGTTAAGAGAATAATGATGCATTGCTATGGTGAAGAAATAGAACATGAGAAGAATATACTGAACTTCGTGGAAGTGGAATTTGGAGAACTTGCAGGAATAGCCCAGCAATATCTATTTCACTATGCTAGAACAGCTTTAAAATGGTAG